Proteins encoded by one window of Myxococcus guangdongensis:
- a CDS encoding fibronectin type III domain-containing protein, with protein sequence MSRSPLLGTACVLWLAGCGSERSDVAKASSSQAPLAEDEVWVTSTTRFHTSVGVAERLEDLSENPPEIYLQSGASFTRITGTAAAGGWRFRGVPRTEYYLRLASSYRVDVVTSARHVDIGAHRIGRSDAEYPWVDWVYTQLDLRNLSPWRHLKSPQLPGSSLHVVSTDVETFGELIVPEETPEGATSIETDEALLFAYNTDSLPIFRADAGDRLYVHQLSEFIAGALPDGTRAGYSAIERSVHLPPLDFVPDWEVTPLPITTELQPLPLQEVPLDWRLSEFARLVPQVNARALPGSIWFEVLSTPHTSTPEQRVAESLPMLRMDLPRGSASDFAAPLRFGNPYPSDWGVVGRVNYSTTYDLQRPDNPERFVNVFGGYSAIEKLEDLTSGPIVPKLSPPRSLRIDWKSANTPHEVDSVHPVISWRPPAVGHPTAYEVVLRRYYPMFGVLVNSGIIDVPASVQEVRLPPDRLEPGTHFVVSVIAIDAPLWDVEQAPVATRERAPYRSSMASSAFFSVAP encoded by the coding sequence ATGAGCAGGTCACCCCTGCTGGGGACGGCGTGTGTCCTCTGGCTGGCGGGATGTGGAAGTGAGCGGTCCGACGTCGCGAAGGCGTCTTCGTCCCAGGCGCCGCTCGCCGAGGACGAGGTATGGGTGACGAGCACCACGCGCTTCCACACCTCGGTGGGAGTCGCGGAGCGGCTGGAAGACCTGTCGGAGAATCCTCCCGAGATCTACCTCCAGAGCGGTGCGTCCTTCACCCGAATCACCGGCACCGCGGCGGCCGGTGGATGGCGCTTCAGAGGGGTGCCGCGGACGGAGTACTACCTGCGCCTGGCCTCGTCCTACAGGGTCGACGTCGTCACGTCCGCGCGCCACGTGGACATCGGCGCCCACCGCATCGGTCGCTCCGACGCGGAGTACCCGTGGGTCGACTGGGTCTACACGCAGCTCGACCTGCGCAACCTGTCTCCCTGGAGGCACCTGAAGAGCCCGCAGCTACCGGGCTCCAGCCTCCATGTGGTGTCCACGGACGTGGAGACGTTCGGGGAGCTCATCGTCCCGGAGGAGACTCCCGAAGGAGCGACCTCCATCGAGACCGACGAGGCCCTCCTGTTCGCCTACAACACGGACAGCCTCCCCATCTTCCGGGCAGACGCCGGAGACCGGTTGTATGTCCATCAGCTCAGTGAGTTCATCGCGGGGGCGCTGCCCGATGGGACGCGGGCGGGGTACTCCGCCATCGAGCGCTCCGTGCACCTGCCGCCGCTCGACTTCGTACCGGACTGGGAGGTGACGCCCCTGCCCATCACCACGGAGCTGCAGCCACTGCCGCTCCAGGAGGTCCCCCTGGATTGGCGTCTGTCCGAGTTCGCGCGCCTGGTCCCGCAGGTCAACGCTCGCGCCCTTCCAGGTTCGATCTGGTTCGAGGTCCTCTCCACGCCCCATACCTCCACCCCGGAGCAGCGCGTGGCCGAAAGCCTGCCCATGCTCCGAATGGACCTGCCCAGGGGGAGTGCCTCCGACTTCGCGGCCCCCCTGCGATTCGGCAATCCCTACCCTTCAGACTGGGGCGTGGTCGGACGGGTGAACTACAGCACCACCTATGACTTGCAGAGGCCGGACAACCCCGAGCGCTTCGTCAACGTGTTCGGAGGCTATTCCGCCATCGAGAAGCTCGAGGACCTCACCTCCGGGCCCATCGTCCCGAAGCTGTCGCCGCCGCGCTCCCTGCGCATCGACTGGAAGTCGGCCAACACCCCCCACGAGGTGGACTCGGTCCATCCGGTGATTTCCTGGCGGCCTCCGGCGGTGGGCCATCCCACGGCCTATGAGGTGGTGCTCCGACGGTACTACCCGATGTTCGGGGTGCTCGTGAACAGCGGCATCATCGACGTGCCCGCCTCGGTCCAGGAGGTGCGCCTGCCGCCAGACCGGCTGGAGCCGGGCACCCACTTCGTCGTGAGTGTGATTGCCATCGACGCCCCCCTGTGGGACGTGGAGCAGGCACCGGTCGCCACACGAGAGCGAGCCCCCTACCGCTCCTCCATGGCCTCCAGCGCATTCTTCTCCGTGGCGCCTTGA
- a CDS encoding alpha/beta hydrolase family protein — protein sequence MPSQTPRVHAHASPCHPRHPVEAKKYLASLAYVDGERVAILGPSYGGYMVLAAMAFHPDVFAVGVDAFGITDWLSALEELPPHKEALREALYQELGNPQTQAAMLREISPRFHAERIRRPLLVIQGAQDPRVPKARTDAFVEAVRKNGVAVDYFVLPDDGHGFSSKKSEAETSS from the coding sequence ATGCCATCCCAGACGCCCCGGGTCCATGCCCATGCAAGTCCTTGTCATCCTCGCCATCCCGTCGAGGCGAAGAAGTATCTGGCCAGCCTCGCCTATGTAGACGGCGAGCGCGTGGCCATCCTGGGCCCCAGCTATGGCGGCTACATGGTGCTCGCGGCCATGGCCTTCCACCCCGACGTCTTCGCCGTGGGCGTGGACGCGTTCGGAATCACCGACTGGCTGAGCGCGCTCGAGGAGCTGCCGCCCCACAAGGAGGCGCTGCGCGAGGCGCTCTATCAGGAGCTGGGCAATCCCCAGACCCAGGCGGCGATGCTGCGGGAGATTTCGCCCCGGTTCCACGCGGAGCGGATTCGCAGGCCCCTGCTCGTCATCCAGGGGGCCCAGGACCCGCGCGTGCCCAAGGCCCGGACGGACGCGTTCGTGGAGGCCGTGCGGAAGAACGGCGTGGCCGTCGACTACTTCGTCCTCCCCGACGACGGCCACGGCTTCAGCAGCAAGAAGAGCGAGGCGGAGACGTCCTCGTGA
- a CDS encoding CC0125/CC1285 family lipoprotein, translating to MTFSRRALAACVPLLCGACVTPYQPMTGSGGYHDMEVAPGVLQIEVRGNPQTHLGTLQGYFHRRAAELCQGREYDWSFDTGSQGGPLLFVGKSSSTSLIVTDSPVNRRHWVKGTIQCRDATQATSDVALEAAEPLEEAPPEP from the coding sequence ATGACCTTCTCGCGCCGAGCCCTCGCCGCCTGCGTGCCGCTGCTCTGCGGCGCGTGCGTCACGCCGTACCAGCCCATGACCGGCTCGGGCGGCTATCACGACATGGAGGTGGCCCCAGGCGTCCTCCAGATTGAAGTGCGCGGCAATCCGCAGACGCACCTGGGCACGCTGCAGGGCTACTTCCACCGACGGGCCGCAGAGCTGTGCCAGGGGCGCGAGTACGACTGGTCCTTCGACACGGGGAGCCAGGGCGGGCCGCTCCTCTTCGTCGGGAAGAGCTCGAGCACGTCCCTCATCGTCACGGACTCGCCCGTGAACCGGCGCCACTGGGTGAAGGGCACCATCCAGTGCCGCGACGCCACGCAGGCGACCTCCGACGTGGCACTGGAGGCGGCGGAGCCCCTCGAAGAGGCCCCGCCGGAGCCCTGA
- a CDS encoding cupin domain-containing protein translates to MGDTSVKKVESRHSPRGEMGQKYLASGVRVSMRLWEDEPPGEPKPAAPRDYETVGFVLKGRAELHLEGQLILLNPGDSWLVPRGASHTYKVLETFSAVEATSPPAAVHGRDEGAEQKPAKA, encoded by the coding sequence ATGGGGGATACCAGCGTGAAGAAGGTGGAGAGCCGGCACTCGCCCCGGGGAGAGATGGGGCAGAAGTACCTGGCCTCCGGCGTACGGGTGTCCATGCGGCTGTGGGAGGACGAGCCGCCAGGGGAGCCCAAGCCGGCCGCGCCGCGCGACTACGAGACGGTGGGCTTCGTGCTGAAGGGCCGCGCGGAGCTGCACCTGGAGGGACAGCTCATCCTGCTCAACCCCGGCGACTCGTGGCTCGTGCCGCGCGGCGCCAGCCACACGTACAAGGTGCTGGAGACGTTCTCCGCGGTGGAGGCCACCAGTCCTCCCGCCGCCGTGCACGGCCGCGACGAGGGCGCGGAGCAGAAGCCCGCGAAGGCGTGA
- a CDS encoding cold-shock protein: protein MAFGTVKWFNDAKGFGFIAQDSGEDVFCHHTAINMDGFRTLQEGQKVEFEVTRGPKGLQAQNVRAAG, encoded by the coding sequence ATGGCATTCGGTACTGTGAAGTGGTTCAACGACGCCAAGGGTTTCGGCTTCATCGCGCAGGACAGCGGTGAGGACGTGTTCTGCCACCACACCGCCATCAACATGGATGGCTTCCGCACCCTGCAGGAGGGGCAGAAGGTGGAGTTCGAGGTGACCCGTGGCCCCAAGGGCCTGCAGGCGCAGAACGTCCGCGCAGCGGGTTAA
- a CDS encoding periplasmic heavy metal sensor, with the protein MFGFLFGSACLAGLFYTVRGGRGWRHQGPRRGGRFGWRMRLRWLFERLETSPGQEKVIVQATEELTEAFDKLRDEVRPSRAAMGAALRGEHFDGAALRELFARHDVAVENARKTLQGALSQVHEALDPRQRRELADLLEHGWGHGYGGGPGWHGRRCGGHRGWRGDDHPMV; encoded by the coding sequence ATGTTCGGATTTCTGTTCGGCTCGGCCTGTCTGGCCGGCCTCTTCTACACCGTGCGGGGTGGCCGCGGCTGGCGCCACCAGGGGCCTCGTCGGGGCGGCCGCTTCGGATGGCGGATGCGCCTGCGCTGGCTGTTCGAGCGGCTGGAGACCTCTCCGGGCCAGGAGAAGGTCATCGTCCAGGCGACCGAGGAGCTCACCGAGGCCTTCGACAAGCTGCGTGACGAGGTGCGCCCCAGCCGTGCCGCCATGGGCGCCGCGCTGAGGGGGGAGCACTTCGACGGGGCCGCGTTGCGGGAGCTCTTCGCGCGGCACGACGTCGCGGTGGAGAACGCGCGCAAGACGCTGCAGGGCGCGCTCTCGCAGGTGCACGAGGCGTTGGACCCGCGCCAGCGCCGCGAGCTGGCGGACCTCCTCGAGCACGGCTGGGGCCATGGCTACGGCGGAGGCCCCGGGTGGCACGGGCGCCGCTGTGGCGGGCACCGGGGCTGGCGAGGCGATGACCACCCGATGGTCTGA
- a CDS encoding response regulator transcription factor produces the protein MSTRVLLIDDDTRMYELLAQYLGQNGVSVTHAPDGGRGLAALEASAYDAVLLDVMMPGMDGLEVCKRIRAKSRIPVVMLTAKGDETDRVVGLELGADDYLPKPFSPRELLARLRAVLRRSQPSAVADRLEAGGLSIDVAGREVRAEGKLVDLTGLEFDLLVALVRRAGRVIPRDALLGEAGRSDTVVGERTVDVHISHLRQKLGDIGARLIKTVRGVGYVFAKEGL, from the coding sequence ATGTCCACACGCGTCCTGCTCATCGACGATGACACCCGCATGTATGAACTGCTCGCGCAGTACCTCGGGCAGAACGGCGTCAGCGTGACGCATGCCCCGGATGGAGGTCGGGGGCTCGCGGCGTTGGAGGCCAGTGCCTACGACGCGGTGCTGCTGGACGTGATGATGCCGGGCATGGACGGCCTCGAGGTGTGCAAGCGCATCCGCGCCAAGAGCCGCATCCCCGTGGTCATGCTCACCGCGAAGGGGGACGAGACGGACCGCGTGGTGGGGTTGGAGTTGGGCGCGGACGACTACCTGCCCAAGCCCTTCAGCCCCCGGGAACTCCTGGCGCGGTTGAGGGCGGTGCTGCGGCGCTCGCAGCCGTCGGCGGTGGCGGACCGGCTGGAGGCGGGCGGGTTGTCCATCGACGTGGCCGGGCGCGAGGTGCGCGCGGAGGGCAAGCTGGTGGACCTGACGGGGCTGGAGTTCGACCTGCTGGTGGCGCTGGTGCGTCGCGCGGGCCGCGTCATCCCCCGGGACGCGCTGCTGGGTGAGGCGGGCCGCAGCGACACGGTGGTGGGCGAGCGCACGGTGGACGTGCACATCTCCCACCTGCGCCAGAAGCTGGGCGACATCGGCGCGCGGCTCATCAAGACGGTGCGTGGCGTGGGCTACGTCTTCGCCAAAGAGGGCCTCTGA